GACAGTTGTTGATGGTTTTACTACTCTCTAAAATTACATTGGTCTAAAACTTGCAATTCGCTTTTCCTGCTGCTGCTAACGTTTTACTACTCTCTAAAATTACATTGGTCTAAAACCCTTGCGAATTGACAGTCGACGAATATGCAGTTTTACTACTCTCTAAAATTACATTGGTCTAAAACAACGAGTGACAATTATTCAACGATGTTGAAGTTTTACTACTCTCTAAAATTACATTGGTCTAAAACCACCAAGTGGATAAGAGTTTGGCCACTTTCGTTTTACTACTCTCTAAAATTACATTGGTCTAAAACATTGGCTACGGACGTTATCGTACCATCGACGTTTTACTACTCTCTAAAATTACATTGGTCTAAAACTTGACGAATGGCAGCAGTCATTAAACCGCCGTTTTACTACTCTCTAAAATTACATTGGTCTAAAACTCAATTGAAGTTAAACCACCAGAAGTTCAAGTTTTACTACTCTCTAAAATTACATTGGTCTAAAACAGACTTACAAACTAGCATCCGCTATTTTCGGTTTTACTACTCTCTAAAATTACATTGGTCTAAAACACGTCCCGCTTCATCAATTAGAACAACGCAGTTTTACTACTCTCTAAAATTACATTGGTCTAAAACCTCAAATTTTAGTACGTAGTGTTTTAAAAACGGTTGCAAGTTAAAAAATGAGCTATTTTTCCACTAATAAAGCTTGTGTCATGAAAGTAATCTTGAACTGCTAATTTTTTGTCCGCTGCTCCGTTTTGTATAGGGCATCTAGTTTAAATCGCTTTAGTTCCTTATATCACAATTTAATCTCATAACGTGATTCAGTGGATTTAATTAGATGAATGGTTTGATGTTCAACTAATTCAAGTAAATATGGATTGGACGTTAGGCAGATTATCGTTCACTCTTGTTCATTTAAACAAATAAATAATTGTTCAAAACTTATTTGACCGAACTCATTTTCTGGGAAATGGTAAATACATACATTGGTATTTTTATTATGAACTAAATGCAGCCCATTTTCTAATAAAAATTACCAATTTTCAAAAATAGATAAAGGTACTCCCGTTTTATTGCTTACATTCACCTGCTCAAGCTTAATAGTTATTAATAATGTAACTATATGGCCTTTTGGAGGGAGGTTTTGAAACAACTTTGCTTTTTGATATTGTCGTACTCATGCTTGTCTCTATGCGGTCTTCTTTTTGTGTTCGGTAAATTTGATTTTAGTCAGCTCTTGAATCAATTTTTTAATACACTTTCTATAATCCAAACTTGTACTAGTATTGACTAACAAACAATAGAAAAGATTGGCGCAGAATAGGATAGAATCGAACAGAAAAAAATACTCTAAAACCGCACAAACGCCCCCACTATTCGTTATACGTTAAAATTATCTTTGTATAGGAGGTGAAATCACTCAGATGTTTATCCAAAATCGCTTGCAGAATATCGAGCTCAATCGCCTGATCATCCTGCACTGCACTATTTCGAAAACCTACCATGTTCATTAACGTTTTCGCAAGTGCCTCATCCATGATGCCTGCCTCCTGTAACAACTGAAACGCTTCTCGGCTTGCCTTTGGTAAACCTAATTTTTTCTCACTGACAAGATGCATAGCGAGGTCAATACTCGCTTCACAGGCACGTCTAAAACAGGAAATGACAGGGGCTTCCGTTAACTAGAGGACCATTGAAATAGAAACAGTAGAAAAGTTTAGAAAAGAACAGCGAAGTTTTGCGCAGGATGGCATAGAGTAGAGTAGAATTGGAAAGACATGCGTTGAAGGGAACATTTCAACAACCGAAAAATCCGATCCTTTGCCCCAACTTCAACTTGAAACAACCCTCTCTTCACCTGCACTCCCATCAAAAAACGGTATAATCCTGGTTTTTTATGTATATGCGCATACGGATATACTGATATATTCGTATATGGATATATGAATATACCCAATCACTCAGGACATCTCGCCCTTTTATACGGAAGTGTTCCTTTAACTATGGAGGCTATTGTAGATGTACTGAGTTCTGAAACAAACGTAAGCCCGAATTATAAAAAAGCGCACCATTCCTAGACGCATCACAAATAACCATATATCATGATTTTTTATCGTATATACGGCTCATATTATTTTCTGCTTGGTGCCTGGATTGTTTTAGACCAAGCCCTGCGACCCTTGTAAGGACTACACAAATAGACAGCACAAAACTCAGCCTAGATAGTGTAGGCTGAGTTCTCCATGATTTTTGTAATTTCCCCATACATTTGGTTAGAGAGAATAACAATATTAGAATGCTTGCTGATCTCCATTACGGCTGGGCGAGTGTAGCTGACACTTTTCTTCTATACACCTGCTTTTTCCCTTAGCTGTTTCTTTGCTTTTCGGAAATGAAGTGATTCATATACAACTGGAATAACCACAAGTGTCAATAATGTTGCCATTGTTAATCCGCCAATTACCACAACTGCAAGACTACTTGATACTAAACTAGTCGACTCTGCCTGTTTAAATAATAAGGGAATCATCGCACTGACAGTGGCCATTGCCGTCATTAAGATTGGACGCATTCTTGTCGCTGCTGCTTCTACTAGCGCATCACGAATGATCATCGTTTGTTCATTCTGTTTGACACGGTCTAACAATACAATGGCGTTCGTCACTACAATACCGATTAACATTAAGGCACCAAGTAATGCCGTAATATCTACAGTAATCCCACTTATTAATAGCCCAAGAATGGCGCCAATTGCAGCTAATGGTAGTGAACATAATATAGCAATTGGGGCACGGAATGTCTTAAAGGTAACAACCATAATTAAGAATACAATGCCAACCGACACAAGCATGGTGATAAATAAATCAGAGAAATCGTCAGCTTGTTGTGCACTTGCACCACCAATATACACGTTCACTCCGTCTGGAATTTTCATTCCCTTTGCATCCTTCTCACCAAAGATGGCTTTTGTGATCTCTGCATTGACCTTAGATAATTTTTCAGGGTCAACATTAGCGGTAATACGTACATACGAATCACCATCTTTATGGAATACATTTGTGGGCTTCTCTTCCCCTTTTAACGTTGCTACCTTGGAAATAGGCTCCATTCCTGTAGGTGTAGCAATTAACATATTATTTAAGTCCTCTTTCGTTTTTGGATTCAACAGAGGCTCTAGCATGATGGATGTAGGCTGTGAATCAATAGTTGCCATGCCCATAGGTGTTCGGTTTAAATAAACACCCAATTGCTGAGAAATTTGCATTGCACTTCCTTCTGCAGCATTCACTTCAAATGAGTAAATCATTTTTTTGGCATCCTGATTTGTTGTTACTTTTTCGATACCTTTGATTCCCTCGATTTTCCCCTTCACGTTTGTGGCTGTTTCTTCAATCTGTGTTAAATCGTCACCCATGACATCAATTGTAATATCGGTAGACGAACCTGACATAAAGGAAGCTGTGTTTACAGTTAGTACAGCACCCTCATACGCCTTCTTTTGCTTTTCAAGTCGTTCAATGATTTGTTCCGTGTCTTTCTTATCCTTTAATATCACCACGATTGTCGCTAGCGTTGGAGAATTAACATTCCCAAAACTTGCTCCATCTTCCGTGTTCCCAAGCTGTGTGTATTCATATTTCACTTCATCTTGTGAATGGATGAAATCTTCAAGTCGAAGTGTATTTTCTTTTACTTTTTCAAGAGGAGTATCATTTGGATACTCTAGAGAAGCAATCACGTAATCAGCTGTCGATTTGTCAACTGCTCCTTTAGGCATTGCAAAATACGTCCCAATTGAACCTACAAACAATAGTATAGCCAGAAGATAGACAACCCATTTATGGTTTAATGTCCATGTTAATAAGCGAGAGAAACGTATTGCTGGTTTATGCACAGCGAGTTTACTATTTTTCAATAAGGCTGAACTCATCAGCGGTACAACGGTAACTGCCACAATTAATGATGCAAGCAAAGAATACGTGATGGTTAAGGCGAATGGCATTAAGAAATCTTGTAAACCGCCACTAACTAATCCGATTGGTAAGAAAACGGCTACCGTAGTTAATGTAGAAGCTAAAATTGCCGTTCCTACTTCTTTCGTCGCTTCCGTAACAAGACGTACCGAGAATTTCTCCTTTTGCATTTTGCGGAAAATATTCTCAATGACGACGATACTATCATCAACAAGTCGTCCAACTGCTACCGCTACTCCGCCTAGTGTCAAAATGTTTAAGGTAATGTCTGACATCCATAGTAGAAACAGTGTAAAAGCTAGAGAAAGTGGGATTGAGACGATCGTAATAAATGTTGAACGAAGGTTTCTTAAAAATAGAACAATCACTATGGTTGCAAACAGTGCACCCAATAATACTTCCTTCAGCATTGTGTTAACTGAACTTTCAATCATATCCGCAGTTGAAACAATAACATCACCTTGGACTTCACGATATTGTTTATTTATTTTCTTTGTTACTTCTGCAATTTCTTTCCCAGTACTTACTGCGTTCGCACTGCTTTCTTTTGTCATAATAAGGAACAAGGCATCCTTACCGTTTACCCGAGTAAGTGTCGTATTTGGTTTTTTAATGCTTATCTTTGCAACATCCCCCAGTTTCACAGCTGGTGCAATGGATAATTGTTCAATGTCTTTCACCGAATTTAATGTTCCAACGACTTTGATGTTACTCGCTTTTCCGTCAATCGTTTTTTCACCGACGGCCGTAGAAAGATTTTGCCCCTGAAGCGCAGTCATTACGTTCTCAAGTGATAATTGTTTTTCAGCTAGAATATTATTATCTAATTCTAAAGAAACATATGAACTCTCTGTACCAAAGGTTTGCACGTTTGCGAGACCTTTTATATCTTTGTACATTGGAATGATCTTTTTCTTCGCAAATTCGCTGTTGCTTCGTGTTAATCCATCTTTAAAGGTAATAGAAACCTGTGCAATTGGAATCATGGATGTATTTAATTGAACAATTGAAGGTTTCTGAACATTATTCGGGAGTGTCAACGTTGCAAGCGCTTCTTGCACTTCTTGCTTGGCCTCTTTCATATTCGTTTTCGACTCAAAGAAAATATCTATCTTCGAAAACCCGTCTCCTGTTGTAGAGAAAACATCTTTCTTTCCTTTGACAGACCCCACTGCCGTTTCAATTGGCGTTGTGACCTGTTGTTCCATCGAATTAGAATCGACCCCTTGCCCCATTGCAATAATCGTTACTTGTGGTTGATCAGCTGGTGGCAAAAACTCCATTGGTAACTTGAAATAACTAACAATCCCTAATAGTAAAACTAGAACTGTCACTAACGTAATGGCCGCTTTATTTTTAAAGGACCATTTTGTAAACAAAGACATAAAAAAATCTCCTTCCTCTTCCCCTTTTTCACTACATTTGTCTAGAACTCAAAAAAATGTTTCCCTTTTTTGGCTGCATTAACGAAAAGTAAGACCCCACTAAGCTCATTAAAGATTCAATTTATGGTTTATTTTCCCATTAACGTTGTAATTGTAATTCTTTTTCTTTTTATTGGCAACAAACCTAAGACTGTCCTACCTCTCAGCCTTAAGACTGATTTACGCATTTTTATTGCTTGAAATGAGGTGTGTCTATTAAAGTGGGAAGAGAGACTACATTGTACGACAGCATATAGTATTTACTTGTACAGTTTCGGTTTTGAAAAAATTACAATTTAGGAGTTCTTCTTTGACAGTAAGTCCCCTAAATTAGATACAGCCACGAATGAACCACCTATTGAACTCCATTTAAACCCTCGAATAATGCCAAGAATCAGTATGAATATTCCAAATACTGCTCCAATCATTGAACCTATTCGGACTGTTTTATCACTAGGATTGGGACGCTGAATAGATACTCCAAAAAACTTATATACTTTTTGAAATCAAATTTTGGCAATAAAAAACCCGCTGAATTGGATGTTTACAAATTCAGCGGGCTTATTTGAGTGACCTATGGAATTAATTCGATCGTCATCAAAGTAAAGGTATTCAATTAACATCCATTATTTTTGACTGACTATTCACCGTACAAAACGTGAGATGACAGCATCCCCTATCGATCCTAAGCTTCTGCCATCAGTACGGGCTTTCCCTTTTTGAACCTCTTGTTGTTAGACTTTAAAGCGATGAACGGCCAGGCTTAATTCTTCACTCAATCCTGTTAATGTTTCTGCTGCAGTCGTTACAGACAAAATCGCGCGCAGCTGTTCATCTGTTGAGGCGCTCACTTCTTCACAAGCAGCAGCTGTTTCTTGCGATGTGGCTGCCATCGTTTGGATCGTATCCGAAACATCATCTTTATGCATGGCTACTTTTTGGATTTCGATATAGACTTCATCAATTGAATCTTGCATAGCTGCCATCAATTTTGAAATTTCTCCAAAAGTAGTTTCAGTGTTGTTAACAACTATACCTTGACGCTGGAAGTTTTCACGTGTGTCATTCATTTGATGCGTAACGAGTCTAGATTCTGCTTGCAGTTCCTGAACAGTCAATTTAACTTCTTCTGTCGCGCGTGCCGATTGTTCGGCAAGTTTACGTACCTCTTCAGCCACCACGGCGAATCCTTTGCCATGCTCACCCGCACGTGCAGCTTCAATGCTGGCATTCAATGAAAGTAGATTCGTTTGGGATGAAATTTCGGTAATCGTTTCCATGACGCCACCAATTGCTTTTACTTTCGTTTCAAGCGTACTAATGACTTCTGACATGGCATGCAAATTCGTTTCCCAATCGCTAAAGGATTGTTTCAACTGGTGCATTTGACCTTGTCCGTTCGTATTCATGTCGCCTGCTTTCGTTGCAATATCAGACATGATACCTGCCTTCGTTGTGATTTCGTTAATTTGTTGACCAAGCGCATACGCACGTTCCGTAACAACTTCTGCGTCTTCTGCAGATTTCGATGCACCTTCTGCAATTTCCGTAACGGCAAGTGCCACTTCTTGACCCGATGCACTTGTTTCTTCCGCAACTGCACTTAAGCTTTCCGAGCTAGCACGGACGTTCGAGGCAGAGTCATTAACAACCGTTATAATGGCATTCATATTGTCAATCATCATATTAAAATTAGCGCCAAGTTCCCCAATTTCATCCTTTGTTTTAATATCCGAACGAACCGTTAAATCACCTTGTGAAACAGCATTCATAAGTGCTTTTAATACACCAATCGGTTTAATCGTTCGGCTGATTGTGAAATACAATCCGATGAAAATAATAAATAACGTAACAAGTGCGACAAAAATCATGGATGTCCGTAAGTGGGTTGCTGTCGCATTAATATTTTTTTCCTGATACACGGCAGAAATTTTCCAACCAAGTTCCGGTAGTGTCGTATGAACATTTACATAATCAACACCCTCGTACTCATAGTAGGAAGTATTCTGTTCATTACCTGCCTTATACATATCTGCAATGAAGGGCATCTCCATAAAATTCTCTCCGTTGCTCGATGGATGGGCAATAACTGTACCATCTGGATCCAATACCATTGGATACCCACCATAACCGACATCATTGGATTTGATCTCACTGGCTAATTCAGTAAGCTTAATATCAAGTGCAAGAACACCAATGACTTGGCCATTCGATTGTATAGCCTTAGTGACCGCAACAACCAATTCATCCGTTGCCAAGTCCATGAATGGTTTAGACCATTGGATCGTATCTGGATGTGCAACCGCATTTTGATACCACTCACGCTTTGTTGGATCATAATCAGCTCCGAGGTCTGCTTGTGGCATGATTATTATTTTCTTCGTAGGAAGAGCTATATAGACAGAGGCTGCATCTTCATAGAAACCTAAAAAGTGACTAAACTCTTGTTTAAGGGCCTGAACGGTTGGACTTGTGGAAACGTCTTGTCCAGCAAGAGCAAAGTCAATGACTGTTGGTGTTGTAGACAGTTGTCCAATCCCCTTCCCATATTGACCAAGGAAATTTTCAATAGAAAAGCTAATTTCTTTCACAAGTGCTGCACTAGCTTCTGTAGCACTTTTTTCAGTTGTATTTTTTACTTGTGTACTACTAATCACCGTCATAAACGCGATCCCTAGTAAAAATAGGACCATGACTGTCATGATAATTTTCGTTTTTACAGATTTAAACATATATAGCTAACACCTTCTCTTTCACTTGTTCAAAATAGGATTACTTTAAAAACTATCGACCATAAAGTTCATTTGTTTAGGTAGAAGTAATCATTACAAAAAATGGTAATAGTTAGAAGATACTAGTTCATCACCATATAGTAATTCGAAAACTCTCCATTTACCTGCAGTTTAAAAGCAAAACTCACGTATCATAATTGTTATCGAGACAAACCACGAGAAGTGTTTTCCCTTAAGAAAACAAATATATTTATCTAGACCAGTTCTAAAATCCCCGTGTTCTAACTATCCCCCTAATCAAACCTAAACATAAGCCATCATCTAAACCAACTAACCAAAATAGAGTCCTCAAATACCTAAAACTATAACTCTAGTAAATTACGCTACTCCAGCCAAAAGCCAAACGTAAATAGAAATATGTAAAGGCAGACTGGAGTATTTAATTAACCTGATGCTTCAAAGGATTGGTCGATGGGTATTCGGTCAGTTGGCTGAAAGATGAGCTGATCTACGTACGTCATTAATTTTTCGTACCCACCAACCTGTTCGAGCTCTTCTGTCCACTCCTGAATCATTTGGAGCAGCTGACGACGGTAATTCGCTTTTGACGCTTGTAACAACTGCATCGCATGCTGAATAAACAGGTGAACGGTTGTCCAGCCTGTTTTTGCGTTCCGTCCCTTACCGGTAACGGTCTTTAGTAGTTTCGTAGAAGATTTGAGTACCTGGTTCAATGTACTTTGTGGAATCCCGATTGCTTCACATATTTCTTTTTGCGTACGCCAAATAAACGGTTCAGAAGGGTTATTTTCTGCCGTGATGTACGCGATGATGTCTTGTTCCCATTCGTCGTAATGACTTCGTGTACGGTCTTCTCTGTCCTTTTTAAACTTATACCAGACATGTCTCCCTGTATTTACTGGAATAGACTGGCCATTCGATACATGTAGGGCTAATAATGCCTCAATGTATTCTTTACTTGCCCCTTTGTACTTCCCAGAATACGCCGAATTCAGTATGCTGTGGATCGTCGCGCCTGTTAACGGGTAACGTAGGCGGTAATTGTACTCGTCAATAAAGTCCAATGTGCGGGACTTGTCCCACCCTTCACTAAAGCAAACGAGCGCGAGCGTAAAGAGCGTATTATTCCGTCCGATTTGCCCTTTCTGTCCTTTTACATCAACGGCATGTACTAATGCTTGGAACCACTCTGAATCTAGCACAGAAGCTTTTGATAGTTTTGTAGGGACGACAAATAACGGTCGCTCGATGTTGTCATCAGAGCGAGTGGACCAATTGATGAATTCTGCCATGCTATATGTATTCGTTACTTGCGCAAACACGATATTCGCGGCCTTTGGTAAACGGAAGAAGCCAAAGTCATTACAAAACAGATCGGCATCGACGTCTTTCAAACTTCTTTTTAGATTATCAGCGATTCGTTTTGCGACAGCTAATCCACGAAAATCGTTTTTATTTGAGATAAATAGTGGCTGCTTTAACGTAAAGTACACCTGGTAGCCACGGTCTGAAGCGACAATTAACGTTGGTAGACCGATCGAGTGGTCCATACACGTGAGTACAATCTCTTGTACCGTGTGCTTTTTTGTATCAATATCGACCACGAACGTGTTAATTTGCAGAAGGTTACGCTCCTCAAAGCCACGTATCATGCGCCTTGCATCATCAGCGTATCCATACTGACGGTACACATTTGGTGTAAAATGCGTTAAGCCCGGTGCATCTTCAAGTAATGTTTCTTTGGACGTCACAATGTAGCCCTTTACGCCCGTTGTGTGGAAGTCTGCTTTTGAACGCACGACAAAGACAGCCCCCTTCTTCGAGCGCGCATCGATTTTCGCTGCCTCTATTCGTTTCGGAAGGGGCGCATTGGAGTATTTGGTTTTATAGGTAGTCAGCCCCTCATGTAAGATCACATCATAGACCTGTGCGAGATTTACGAGTACTGGTTCATCTTGAACTGCTGCTTGTGCCATTATGGTTCACCTCATGCCCTTAGAACGTTCGATTTCACTAAGGACAAGTATAATAAATGAACCACTTGCAAAATGGGCCTCTCTAAGCGTTTTTGAACCACTTTTTCAAACCACTTTTTTTCTTAGAGCCACAAGGGATTGCGAGATTTTGAAAAAAAAAGTTTCTATGACGAGTTCCCGAAAAAATGAACCACTTTTCCGAATATGAACCACTATTTAATATGAACCAAAATAGCCCCTATACGTTGATAGAACAACCTTTCTAGCACTTTTCATTACGCCCCTAAGTACACCTCGTTCCCGAAAAAAAAGGCACCTGGTTCATTTATTAGTACACCCAGTTCCCGAAGATGAACAAAATATGAACCACTTTTAAAGCCATTTGTTGGTATGCCTATCTTTCTAAGTACACCTAGTTTCCGAAAACTCACTAAGTACACCTAGTTTCCGAAAACTCTCTTAATATGAACCACTTTAGTACACCTAGTTCCCGAAAATCGGTTCATTGTATCCCCTGTTTAGGAAGTGACGCTGTACTTTGATAGCACATGTACAAAGTCTCCACTTACTTTTGCTCTTATCCTCGTAATCCCTTCTTTTCCGAACAAATTTACCGTGGTTCGTATTTTATGCTAAGTACACCTAGTTTCCGAAACATGAACCACTTCCTCTGTTTTTGAACCAATTTTGACCCCTAACCATACCTAGTTCCCGAAAAATGTCGAATTTCATCATATTTTGGACCAATAGTGGTTCATCTTATCACTCTAACTACAAAAATGGTTCATAAAGCATTGGCTATTAATTCATCTTTGTTATACTAAAGAGGATGATAGAATGTACGAGGTGAACTAGAATGTCCTATAAAGATATGCCCGAACGTATGATTATTAAAAATGAATGGCTTCCGTTAGTCATAGTAGAAGAAGCACTTCCACTATTTCAAGCAGATTCACGCTATATCGAGCTTTTAGAGCGTTGGGTACATGATGCGTCTTTACTAAGCGTAAATGCCCTGCATGTGCCTTCACAGAGCTTACAGGTGCTTTGTAATTTCTTTACGGACTCTTTATACCCAAATCAACCATTAACAAAACTGATGATTCGTAATGCGATTCACAACTATACCGATTCTATCCTAGCTGAAGTTGGGCCTTATCTCCAAAATGAAGTGTCTGCTCCAGAAAATGAACCACCTCATGTGGAAGTCATAGAGCAAGTACTCGATAACGATTATATGTATGGTACGATGCACTCGGATTATCAGCTGATGCGTGATTTAGTCACAAAGAAAAA
The window above is part of the Solibacillus sp. FSL H8-0538 genome. Proteins encoded here:
- the hepT gene encoding type VII toxin-antitoxin system HepT family RNase toxin; the encoded protein is MSCFRRACEASIDLAMHLVSEKKLGLPKASREAFQLLQEAGIMDEALAKTLMNMVGFRNSAVQDDQAIELDILQAILDKHLSDFTSYTKIILTYNE
- a CDS encoding efflux RND transporter permease subunit; this encodes MSLFTKWSFKNKAAITLVTVLVLLLGIVSYFKLPMEFLPPADQPQVTIIAMGQGVDSNSMEQQVTTPIETAVGSVKGKKDVFSTTGDGFSKIDIFFESKTNMKEAKQEVQEALATLTLPNNVQKPSIVQLNTSMIPIAQVSITFKDGLTRSNSEFAKKKIIPMYKDIKGLANVQTFGTESSYVSLELDNNILAEKQLSLENVMTALQGQNLSTAVGEKTIDGKASNIKVVGTLNSVKDIEQLSIAPAVKLGDVAKISIKKPNTTLTRVNGKDALFLIMTKESSANAVSTGKEIAEVTKKINKQYREVQGDVIVSTADMIESSVNTMLKEVLLGALFATIVIVLFLRNLRSTFITIVSIPLSLAFTLFLLWMSDITLNILTLGGVAVAVGRLVDDSIVVIENIFRKMQKEKFSVRLVTEATKEVGTAILASTLTTVAVFLPIGLVSGGLQDFLMPFALTITYSLLASLIVAVTVVPLMSSALLKNSKLAVHKPAIRFSRLLTWTLNHKWVVYLLAILLFVGSIGTYFAMPKGAVDKSTADYVIASLEYPNDTPLEKVKENTLRLEDFIHSQDEVKYEYTQLGNTEDGASFGNVNSPTLATIVVILKDKKDTEQIIERLEKQKKAYEGAVLTVNTASFMSGSSTDITIDVMGDDLTQIEETATNVKGKIEGIKGIEKVTTNQDAKKMIYSFEVNAAEGSAMQISQQLGVYLNRTPMGMATIDSQPTSIMLEPLLNPKTKEDLNNMLIATPTGMEPISKVATLKGEEKPTNVFHKDGDSYVRITANVDPEKLSKVNAEITKAIFGEKDAKGMKIPDGVNVYIGGASAQQADDFSDLFITMLVSVGIVFLIMVVTFKTFRAPIAILCSLPLAAIGAILGLLISGITVDITALLGALMLIGIVVTNAIVLLDRVKQNEQTMIIRDALVEAAATRMRPILMTAMATVSAMIPLLFKQAESTSLVSSSLAVVVIGGLTMATLLTLVVIPVVYESLHFRKAKKQLREKAGV
- a CDS encoding methyl-accepting chemotaxis protein, with the protein product MFKSVKTKIIMTVMVLFLLGIAFMTVISSTQVKNTTEKSATEASAALVKEISFSIENFLGQYGKGIGQLSTTPTVIDFALAGQDVSTSPTVQALKQEFSHFLGFYEDAASVYIALPTKKIIIMPQADLGADYDPTKREWYQNAVAHPDTIQWSKPFMDLATDELVVAVTKAIQSNGQVIGVLALDIKLTELASEIKSNDVGYGGYPMVLDPDGTVIAHPSSNGENFMEMPFIADMYKAGNEQNTSYYEYEGVDYVNVHTTLPELGWKISAVYQEKNINATATHLRTSMIFVALVTLFIIFIGLYFTISRTIKPIGVLKALMNAVSQGDLTVRSDIKTKDEIGELGANFNMMIDNMNAIITVVNDSASNVRASSESLSAVAEETSASGQEVALAVTEIAEGASKSAEDAEVVTERAYALGQQINEITTKAGIMSDIATKAGDMNTNGQGQMHQLKQSFSDWETNLHAMSEVISTLETKVKAIGGVMETITEISSQTNLLSLNASIEAARAGEHGKGFAVVAEEVRKLAEQSARATEEVKLTVQELQAESRLVTHQMNDTRENFQRQGIVVNNTETTFGEISKLMAAMQDSIDEVYIEIQKVAMHKDDVSDTIQTMAATSQETAAACEEVSASTDEQLRAILSVTTAAETLTGLSEELSLAVHRFKV
- a CDS encoding primase C-terminal domain-containing protein, which encodes MAQAAVQDEPVLVNLAQVYDVILHEGLTTYKTKYSNAPLPKRIEAAKIDARSKKGAVFVVRSKADFHTTGVKGYIVTSKETLLEDAPGLTHFTPNVYRQYGYADDARRMIRGFEERNLLQINTFVVDIDTKKHTVQEIVLTCMDHSIGLPTLIVASDRGYQVYFTLKQPLFISNKNDFRGLAVAKRIADNLKRSLKDVDADLFCNDFGFFRLPKAANIVFAQVTNTYSMAEFINWSTRSDDNIERPLFVVPTKLSKASVLDSEWFQALVHAVDVKGQKGQIGRNNTLFTLALVCFSEGWDKSRTLDFIDEYNYRLRYPLTGATIHSILNSAYSGKYKGASKEYIEALLALHVSNGQSIPVNTGRHVWYKFKKDREDRTRSHYDEWEQDIIAYITAENNPSEPFIWRTQKEICEAIGIPQSTLNQVLKSSTKLLKTVTGKGRNAKTGWTTVHLFIQHAMQLLQASKANYRRQLLQMIQEWTEELEQVGGYEKLMTYVDQLIFQPTDRIPIDQSFEASG